Proteins encoded within one genomic window of Vigna radiata var. radiata cultivar VC1973A unplaced genomic scaffold, Vradiata_ver6 scaffold_411, whole genome shotgun sequence:
- the LOC106755454 gene encoding glycine-rich cell wall structural protein-like: MVVVVTMVMVGHGGGGGGSSGYGGGGGGAGGGGSXSGGEIGGGGSGGGCVGDXGFGGSGGGGSGVGGGCVDGSGGLGGGRGGGCHGGGGGANGCGGGGGRVAMAVVMVEVAVMVGGFGVGGGGGVSGGGCCGGGRCGGGDGSGNCGGGDGGDGGCSGGGCGYNGGDSDGGGSFGVFGRGGGISGGGGGDGGGDGRGGRDGGARGGYGGGWGCGGGGGGGGGNGGFGGGGDGGGGGDCSGGPGRGGGSSSAGGGGGDIGCASSCGGGSGSGGGGSGCGGYGVSGGGGGGRGGGGRGCRCVVSGGRGTSGSGGDGGGGGGGCGNDGGGGADGRGGLIGGGGGAGGSDSGESGCGGGGSNGGCGGGDGSGGGGFGGSGHYGGGSGCGGGGGGVDGGGTGGGGGYRGSRGGGWWWWECGGGFGGGGGCGGDCSGGCGGDGGGGCSGGCGGDDCGCGCSGVCGDGGGGSHGAVSGGGGWWWCGGGGSVVVVVVVVVVEGAAAVAVVVVVVAVVSLVVIVVEDVVVVVAFGGGAGGGSGGGGGGGGDGGYGCGCGGGGGGGGGGDGGVSCGGGGYGGGAGGDGGGSGGGGGGCGGSGGGCGGDSGAGGW, translated from the exons atggtggtggtggtgacaATGGTTATGGTTGGtcatggtggtggtggcggagGTAGCAGTGgttatggtggtggtggcggtggtgctGGTGGTGGTGGCAGTCNTAGTGGCGGCGAaattggtggtggtggtagtggtggtggttgtgTGGGTGATNGTGGTTTCGGTGGCAGCGGCGGGGGTGGAAGTGGTGTTGGAG GTGGTTGCGTTGATGGTAGTGGCGGCCTTGGTGGTGGTAGGGGTGGTGGTTGtcatggtggtggtggtggtgccAATGGTTGTGGTGGTGGGGGGGGGAGGGTGGCAATGGCGGTAGTCATGGTGGAGGTGGCGGTGATGGTGGG TGGTTTTGGTgttggtggtggcggcggcgtCAGTGGTGGTGGATGTTGTGGTGGTGGTAggtgtggtggtggtgatggtagTGGCAATTGTGGCGGCGGCGACGGTGGCGACGGCGGCTGCAGCGGTGGTGGTTGCGGCTACAATGGTGGCGACAGTGATGGTGGTGGTAGTTTTGGAGTTTTTGGACGTGGTGGTGGTATCagtggtggcggcggcggtgatggtggtggtgatggtcgCGGTGGTAGAGATGGTGGTGCTAGGGGTGGTTATGGTGGTGGTTggggttgtggtggtggtggtggtggtggtggtggtaatGGTGGGTTCGGCGGCGgcggtgatggtggtggtggtggtgattgtAGTGGTGGTCCTGGTCGTGGTGGTGGCAGTAGCAGTGCCGGCGGCGGTGGCGGCGACATTGGTTGTGCTAGTAGTTGTGGTGGTGGTAGCGGCAGCGGCGGCGGCGGTAGTGGTTGTGGTGGTTATGgtgttagtggtggtggtggtggtggtagggGTGGTGGTGGTCGTGGATGTCGTTGTGTGGTTAGTGGTGGTCGTGGTACTAGTGGTAGCGGCGgcgacggtggtggtggtggtggtggttgtggtaaTGATGGCGGTGGTGGTGCTGATGGTCGTGGTGGTCTTATTGGTGGTGGGGGTGGTGCTGGTGGTAGCGACAGCGGCGAgagtggttgtggtggtggtggcagcAACGGTGGTTGTGGTGGCGGTGACGGTAGTGGTGGTGGGGGTTTCGGTGGTAGTGGCCATtatggtggtggtagtggttgcggtggtggtggcggtggcgtTGATGGTGGGGGcactggtggtggtggtggttatCGTGGTAGTCGTGGCggtggt tggtggtggtgggaaTGTGGTGGTGGGtttggtggcggtggtggttgtggtggcgATTgtagtggtggttgtggtggtgatggtggcgGCGGCTGcagtggtggttgtggtggcgACGATTGTGGTTGTGGTTGTAGTGGTGTTTGTGGTGATGGTGGGGGTGGTAGTCATGGTGCTGTTAGTGGTGGTGGAGGTTGGTGGTGGTGTGGCGGCGGTGGTAGTGttgtggtggtagtggtggtggttgtggtagAGGGGGCGGcggcggtggcggtggtggttgtggtggtggcggtggtgtcGTTGGTGGTCATTGTGGTTGAGgatgtggtggtggtggtggcatt tggtggtggtgctgGTGGCGGCAGcggtggtggcggcggcggtggtggtGACGGTGGTTATGGctgtggttgtggtggtggtggggggGGTGGCGGAGGTGGTGATGGGGGTGTtagttgtggtggtggtggttatgGTGGTGGTGCTGGTGGTGATGgcggtggtagtggtggtggtggtggtggttgcgGTGGCAGCGGTGGGGGTTGTGGTGGTGATAGTGGTGCTGGGGGGTGGTGA